A region of the Microcystis aeruginosa FD4 genome:
GACGGAAATTCCTGATGTTTTAATCATTGAACCGCAAGTTTACGGAGACGATCGAGGTTTTTTCTTGGAGAGTTTTAATCAGAGAGATTTTCGAGAAAAAACTGGAGTCAATACCACTTTTGTCCAGGATAATCACTCTATGTCCTTAAAAAATGTCCTGCGAGGATTGCACTATCAAATTCCCAATCCCCAGGGTAAATTGGTGCGAGTGGTGAGCGGTAGTGTTTTTGATGTGGCCGTGGATGCGCGTCAAAGTTCCCCCACTTTTGGGCAATGGGTAGGCTGTGTTTTAAGTGCGGAAAATAAACGGATTTTCTGGGTTCCCGAAGGTTTTGCCCATGGCTTTCTAGTTCTCTCTGAACGAGCCGAATTTCTCTACAAAACCACTAATTATTATTATCCTCAATACGAAAAAACCATTTTATGGAATGATGCAGATTTAGGGATTGATTGGCCTCTAGATACCCCCCCGATTCTCTCTCCTAAAGACCAAGCTGGACAACCCTTTAAATCCGTGGAACTTTTCCCCTAAAGACAATGAAAAAAGTTTTACTAATTGGTGCTAAAGGTCAAGTAGGACAAGAGTTACAGGTAACTTTACCTCCTTGGGGTGAAGTTATTAGTATCGGTCGAGAAGAACTAGATTTAACTAACTCGGAAAAAATCCGCCAGTTAATTAGGGAAATTCACCCCGATTATCTGGTTAATGCCGCCGCTTATACGGCAGTAGATAAAGCCGAAATCGAGCCAGATTTAGCCTATTCTATCAATGCTATAGCCCCAAAAATTATGGCGGAATCTGCCGAGAAAATTCAAGCTAAATTTCTCCATATTTCCACCGATTATGTCTTTGATGGTCGGAAAAATACCCCCTATCTAGAAACCGATCTAACTAATCCTTTAGGGGTTTATGGACAATCAAAGTTAAGGGGAGAAGAGGAGATTAAAACTGTTAATTCTCAGGCAATTATCCTGCGTACTGCTTGGGTTTACGGCAGTTATGGCAAAAGTAATTTTGTCAAAACTATGCTGAGATTAGGCAAGGAAAGAGAGGAGTTAAAAGTAGTTGTTGATCAGGTGGGAAGTCCCACTTGGGCAAAAGATATCGCCACGGCCATTACTCACCTTCTAATTAATGTCGATAATCCCGCAGGAATCTATAATTTTACTAATAGCGGTGTCGCCAGTTGGTTTGATTTAACTAAAGCGATTTTTGAGGAGGCAAAAATAAGCGGTATTCCCTTAAAAATTCAGAGAGTAATTCCCATTACTACTGCTGAATATCCTACCCCAGCAGTGCGTCCGGCCTACTCGGTTCTTTCTGGTCAAAAAATCTCGCAACAATTAGGTTATATTCCTCCCTATTGGCGAGATTCCCTCAAAGCGATGCTCAACCAACTATTTAATCTTTAAAACTATGAAAGCACTAATTTTATCCGGTGGTAAAGGTACGAGGTTACGTCCCCTAACTTATACTGGGGCAAAACAGTTAGTTCCCGTGGCCAATAAACCGATTTTATGGTATGGAATCGAATCAATTGTGGCCGCAGGAATTACCGATATTGGCATTATTATCAGTCCCGAAACCGGGGAAGAAATTCGTCAGACCACGGGCAGTGGTGAACAGTTTGGCGCTAAGATAACTTATATTCGCCAAGATCAACCGGCTGGATTAGCTCACGCGGTCAAAACTGCCCAATCTTTCCTAGGAGATTCCCCCTTTATTATGTACTTGGGTGATAACCTAATCGAGGATGATTTATCGCCCTTTTTAGAGTCTTTTCACCAACAGTCTCTTGACGCTTTAATTCTCCTGCGAAAAGTGTCTAATCCTAGTGCTTTTGGGGTGGCAAAAGTAAATGAAACCGGCAAAGTTTTATACTTAGTCGAAAAACCCAAAGAACCCCCCTCAAATTTAGCTTTGGTGGGGATTTATTTTTTTGCTCCCACCATTCATCAAGCGATCGCATCTATTCAACCTTCGGGCCGGGGTGAGTTAGAAATTACCGACGCTATCCAAGAATTAATCAATCAAAATAAAGCAGTAGAAGCGAATAAACTACTGGGTTGGTGGTTAGATACGGGTAAAAAAGATGATTTATTAGAAGCAAATCGGATTATCCTCGATACCTGTCTAGAAATCGCTTTACAGGGAGAAATTGATCCTAATAGTCAGGTGATCGGACGGGTACAAATTGGTCAGGGTAGTAAAATTATTAATAGTACCATTCGCGGTCCTGTCATTATTGGAGAAAATTGTCACATTGAGAATTGTTTTATCGGTCCCTATAGTAGTGTGGCTAATGGAGTAAAATTAATTGATGCCGACATAGAACACAGTGTAATTCTCAAAGATGCCACGATTATTGGCATTCATCAGCGCATAGTTGATAGTGTTATCGGACGACGGGCAAAATTAGAAATTGCTCCCCAACGTCCAAAAGCTTTACGCTTTATGATCGGGGATGATTCCCATGTAGAATTAGTTTAGTTATCGGGGACTAACTGCCAGTTTAATTAATACC
Encoded here:
- the rfbC gene encoding dTDP-4-dehydrorhamnose 3,5-epimerase, producing the protein MKVIPTEIPDVLIIEPQVYGDDRGFFLESFNQRDFREKTGVNTTFVQDNHSMSLKNVLRGLHYQIPNPQGKLVRVVSGSVFDVAVDARQSSPTFGQWVGCVLSAENKRIFWVPEGFAHGFLVLSERAEFLYKTTNYYYPQYEKTILWNDADLGIDWPLDTPPILSPKDQAGQPFKSVELFP
- the rfbD gene encoding dTDP-4-dehydrorhamnose reductase — protein: MKKVLLIGAKGQVGQELQVTLPPWGEVISIGREELDLTNSEKIRQLIREIHPDYLVNAAAYTAVDKAEIEPDLAYSINAIAPKIMAESAEKIQAKFLHISTDYVFDGRKNTPYLETDLTNPLGVYGQSKLRGEEEIKTVNSQAIILRTAWVYGSYGKSNFVKTMLRLGKEREELKVVVDQVGSPTWAKDIATAITHLLINVDNPAGIYNFTNSGVASWFDLTKAIFEEAKISGIPLKIQRVIPITTAEYPTPAVRPAYSVLSGQKISQQLGYIPPYWRDSLKAMLNQLFNL
- a CDS encoding glucose-1-phosphate thymidylyltransferase: MKALILSGGKGTRLRPLTYTGAKQLVPVANKPILWYGIESIVAAGITDIGIIISPETGEEIRQTTGSGEQFGAKITYIRQDQPAGLAHAVKTAQSFLGDSPFIMYLGDNLIEDDLSPFLESFHQQSLDALILLRKVSNPSAFGVAKVNETGKVLYLVEKPKEPPSNLALVGIYFFAPTIHQAIASIQPSGRGELEITDAIQELINQNKAVEANKLLGWWLDTGKKDDLLEANRIILDTCLEIALQGEIDPNSQVIGRVQIGQGSKIINSTIRGPVIIGENCHIENCFIGPYSSVANGVKLIDADIEHSVILKDATIIGIHQRIVDSVIGRRAKLEIAPQRPKALRFMIGDDSHVELV